The following proteins are co-located in the Mycolicibacterium goodii genome:
- a CDS encoding sulfatase, which yields MTEPQRQNLLIVHWHDLGRHLGAYGHADVHSPRLDQLAREGILFTRAHATAPLCSPSRGSLFTGRYPQSNGLVGLAHHGWEYRAGVRTLPQILSESGWRTALFGMQHETSFPSRLGFDEFDVSNSFCEYVVEQATRWLAEPPRRPFLLTAGFFETHRPYPRDRYEPADPAAVVVPGYLPDTDEVREDLAEFHGSIAVADAKVGELLDALAAAGLDDDTWVVFMTDHGPALPRAKSTLYDAGTGIAMIVRPPRSAGIAPHRYEDLFSGVDLLPTLLELLGVPIPDDVEGLSHAAALTDGGNDPARDLPQVRTEVYTAKTYHDSFDPIRAVRTKDYSYIENYAPRTLLDLPWDIADSPPGRILAPDVLAPRPSRELYDLVADPGETNNLLGPDACPDTADKAEAVAAELALLLNDWREKTNDVIPSDFAGTRISERYTETYLAIHGRPATSRSAIAADRGIDETHR from the coding sequence GTGACCGAGCCGCAACGGCAGAACCTGCTGATCGTGCACTGGCATGACCTGGGCCGACACCTGGGCGCCTACGGCCATGCCGATGTGCACAGCCCCCGGTTGGACCAACTCGCACGTGAAGGCATCCTGTTCACCCGCGCGCATGCCACCGCGCCGTTGTGCTCGCCGTCGCGGGGTTCGCTGTTCACCGGGCGCTACCCGCAGAGCAACGGCCTGGTCGGCCTGGCCCACCACGGTTGGGAGTACCGTGCGGGCGTCCGCACGCTGCCGCAGATCCTGTCCGAATCCGGTTGGCGCACCGCATTGTTCGGCATGCAGCACGAGACCTCGTTTCCCAGCCGGCTCGGCTTCGACGAGTTCGACGTGTCGAATTCGTTCTGTGAGTATGTCGTCGAGCAGGCCACCCGCTGGCTCGCCGAGCCGCCGAGGCGGCCGTTTCTGCTCACGGCCGGTTTCTTCGAGACGCACCGCCCCTATCCGCGTGACCGCTACGAACCCGCCGACCCCGCCGCCGTGGTGGTACCCGGCTATCTGCCCGACACCGACGAGGTGCGCGAGGACCTCGCCGAGTTCCACGGGTCGATCGCGGTCGCCGACGCCAAGGTCGGCGAACTGCTCGACGCGCTGGCGGCCGCAGGCCTCGACGACGACACCTGGGTGGTGTTCATGACCGACCACGGTCCGGCGTTGCCGCGGGCCAAGTCGACGCTGTACGACGCGGGCACCGGTATCGCGATGATCGTCCGGCCGCCGCGTTCGGCGGGCATCGCACCGCACCGGTACGAGGACCTGTTCAGCGGTGTGGACCTGCTGCCGACCCTGCTCGAGCTTCTCGGCGTGCCGATCCCCGACGACGTCGAAGGCCTCTCGCATGCGGCCGCCCTGACCGACGGCGGAAACGATCCTGCTCGGGATCTCCCGCAGGTGCGCACCGAGGTGTACACCGCCAAGACCTACCACGATTCCTTCGACCCGATCCGCGCGGTGCGGACCAAGGATTACAGCTACATCGAAAACTACGCTCCCCGAACACTGTTGGATCTGCCGTGGGACATCGCCGACAGTCCGCCGGGCCGCATTCTCGCCCCCGACGTGCTCGCGCCGCGCCCCAGCCGCGAACTCTACGATCTGGTGGCCGATCCGGGTGAGACGAACAACCTGCTGGGGCCGGATGCCTGCCCTGACACCGCAGACAAGGCCGAGGCGGTCGCCGCCGAACTCGCCCTGTTGCTCAACGACTGGCGCGAGAAGACCAACGACGTCATACCGTCGGACTTCGCGGGCACCAGGATCTCCGAGCGGTACACCGAGACCTATCTGGCGATCCATGGTCGTCCGGCCACCA